CTGTCCCCATACCCTCCGTGAGGTAGAGTCGGTTCGTCATGCACCGTCATAGAATTAATGTGGACTGCACCTGCCTGAATAGCACCGGCCAGCTTAAGGGCGCGGTAATGATTCCGGGAAATTATTGAGCTTGACAATCCATAATTAGCCGCCTGTATGATAGCAGTCATCTGTTCTACTGTCTCCACCACTACAATGCCGACCACCGGACCGAAAGTCTCAATTTCAAAAAGCTTCATCTCGGGCGTCAACCCTGTCACCACGGTCGGGGGATAATTTCGATTTGAGACGTGATTAACTGTGGTGGGAGACGTATGAATCTGGGCGCCCTTGTCGCGCGCATCAGACACGAGCGACTCCACTTTGGCCTTAGCAGACGGTGAGATGAGCACCGAGGTAGTATTGATACTGCGTAGGATAGCTAGAATCTTGGCTTCGAGAGCCGGAGCCACGGCGGTTGTAACTAGGACCTTGTCGGTGGACATGCAGATTTGACTGTTCTGGTACTACTCTTAGCTCTTCCTGTCCCATAGCGCCCATGATCTCGAGATTTCAGCTTACATTGAGAAAGGCACCTTTGGTGATCTCTTGGGCTGCGAGATCTAAGTCAGCATCATCGAGGACCACCGTGAAGTTCTTGCCACCGAGTTCCAACAAAACGGGCTTAAGGGCAAGGGCAGCTTGCGAGGCGATGATACGTCCGACGTGAGTTGAGCCAGTAAAGTTGCATTTTTTGATATCGGGGTGGTTTATAAGTACGTCGAAGATCTCCGGCGCATCCTCCGGTCGATGTAGAAGGAAGTTTAGAACGCCGCGGGGGAAGCCAGCTTGCCGGAATAGCGAGGCGAGAAGGTAGTGAGTTTGGGGACTCAATTCAGAGCCCTAGATTGCAAACACCAGTAAGTAAATCGATGATCCCGCGTCTATCAGTAGTAGTCAGTGAGCGGCTTGCCTTCAGGATCGCAACATTGCCGGCAGCAATAGGAGCCACTACAGCACGGAGACCCAAGATTATTGGGGCGTTCCAGGGAGCGATTCCAAGAACTACTCCAAGCGGCTCTTTAAAGA
This Aspergillus flavus chromosome 1, complete sequence DNA region includes the following protein-coding sequences:
- a CDS encoding putative aldehyde dehydrogenase, which translates into the protein MSTIPLIIDGEDVLLPHDRHGTVANVYAEGPTIYQGATKELALQAAQSSAQAFAAWSKTTPIERRTLLFKLAEVLRSRAEEIKRVCDQEISCGPLWAEIITDGAIGMIEEYGALTTSIATGSLPFIQNGYGLVFKEPLGVVLGIAPWNAPIILGLRAVVAPIAAGNVAILKASRSLTTTDRRGIIDLLTGGSELSPQTHYLLASLFRQAGFPRGVLNFLLHRPEDAPEIFDVLINHPDIKKCNFTGSTHVGRIIASQAALALKPVLLELGGKNFTVVLDDADLDLAAQEITKGAFLNNSQICMSTDKVLVTTAVAPALEAKILAILRSINTTSVLISPSAKAKVESLVSDARDKGAQIHTSPTTVNHVSNRNYPPTVVTGLTPEMKLFEIETFGPVVGIVVVETVEQMTAIIQAANYGLSSSIISRNHYRALKLAGAIQAGAVHINSMTVHDEPTLPHGGYGDSGWGRFGARWGLEEFVQTKVVTLHQ